The genomic window GGTGATGATGTCCACCTTGCCCATCACGCCGCAGTACTCGGTCGAGCCGCGGCCGGTCTTGCCCATGAAGCCGGTGCAGTGGCAGTCGTCGACCATGACCAGGGCGTCGTACTTTTCGGCCAGTGCGCAGATCTTGTCGAGCTGCGCGACGGTGCCGTCCATGGAGAACGCGCCGTCGGTCGCGATCATGCGGTACCGCGCGCCCTTCGCCTCCTGGAGCTTCGCCTCCAGGTCGGCCATGTCGTTGTTCTTGTAGATCAACCGGGTCGCTTTGCAGAGCCGGATGCCGTCGATGATCGACGCGTGGTTCAGCGCGTCGGTGATGATCATGTCATCCTTGCCCAGCAGCGGCTCGAACACGCCGCCGTTGGCATCGAAGCACGCGCAGTAGAGGATCGTGTCTTCGGTCTTGAAGAACTGCGCGATCTTGGACTCGAGCTCGCGGTGGATGTCCTGCGTGCCGCAGATGAAGCGCACGCTGCTCATGCCGTAACCGTGCGTCTTCAGGGCCTCGTGCGCCGCCTCGATCACGCGCGGGTGCGAGGAGAGGCCCAGGTAGTTGTTCGCGCAGAAGTTGATTACGTTCTTCTTGGGCGCGCCGAGCGGATACTCCACCTGGATGTCCGCCGCCTGCGGGCCCAGGATGTAACGCTCTTCCTTGTACAGGCCGGCCTCGCGCACCGCGGCCAGCTCCTTCTGCAGGTCCTGCTTCATTTTGCCGAACATGGGTTCGCTCCGAAAAAGATGTCGGTCGGGTCCGCTGACCCGGCACAAGGCTACTTACGCCGCTTCAACGCCGCCTGATACTCTTCTTTGTCCGGGAACAGCACAACCTTCGCGCTGGTCCGCGGCCGCTCCAGCATCTTGCCGAAGCCCGCCGCGAACTCCGTCAGCGGGAACAGGTCCGTGATCACCGGCGTGGGGTCCAACCGCCCAGAGGCCAGCAGGTTCCGGTTGCGGTACCAGGTGTCGAAGATCTTGCGGCCGTTGATGCCGTGGATCTGGCAGCCCTTGAAGACAATCCCGTTGTTATACGCGATCGGCAGCGTGTTCTCGCTGGCCACGCCGAACGCCGTCACGCGGCCGGCCTTGCGCACCGCGGCGAAGCAGTCATCGACCGAGTCCTGCGAGCCGACCATCTCGAGCGCGATGTCCACGCCGTTGCCGCCGGTGTGGTCGTTCACGAACTCGAGCCGTTCCTTGCCGGTCGTCTTGTTAGTGTACATCTGCAGATCGGCACCCATCCGCTGGCCGATCTTCATGTTCACGTCGTACTTGCCGAAGTGGATGATCTTCGCGACGCCGACCGCGCGGGCCACGCCGATCGCGAACAGGCTGATCGGCCCGTCACCGGTGATCAGCATCGTCTTGCCGGCCACGTCCGCGTCCTCGCCCAGCACGGCGTACGTCGCGTTGCCCAGCGGCTCCTGGATCGTCGCGATCTCCGGCGGGATCGACTTGTCGTTCGGCCAGCAGATCGACTCCGGCAGCGCGAAGTACTGCGCGAAGCAGCCGTCGTAGTCCACGCCCAGGATCTTCATGTGCAAACCGACGTGCGGCGAGCCCAGCATCGTGGTCAGGTCGCCCGGGTCGAAAATGTGCGTCTCGGCGGAGATGTAGTCCCCGACCTTGATGCGCTTGCAGTGCTCACCGACCTCGACGACCTCGCCGGCGACCTCGTGGCCGAGGATCTGCGGCAGGGCCTTGGCGCCGATGCGCCCGTTCGCCCACGGGTCCCACTTGTAGATGTGCACGTCCGTGCCGCAGATGCTGGTGGCGCGCACCTTCACGATCACCCAGTCCGACTTGGGCTGGGGGATCGGCTTGTCCTGCAGCTCGGCGCCGAGTTCGGGTTTGGTCTTGACCACGGCTTTCATGGTCGCCATAAACGGTTCTCCTGTGAGTGAGAGTCTATCGCCGGCACAGTCGACCGGTTGCACCGGGGATTGAGACGGCGCCCCAGATCGAGCAGTGTAGAGCCGGCGAATCACTGCGACAAGTGGCCGCCGCGCGCGCCGCCGCCGCGTAAACAGGAGTCCGCCCGTGCTGAATTGGCCGATCCTGGCATGCCTCGCCGCCCTGACGCCGGGCGCCGGCGACCCGCCGCCCGCATCCGCCCCGACCTCCGCCGCCAGCGGATTCATCTATAAGACCATTGCCTTCAATGACGTAACTTGCGCCTACTGCGTCTACGTCCCGCCGGACTACACGCCCGACCGGGCCTGGCCGGTGATCCTGTTCCTGCACGGCTCCGGGGAGCGCGGCGATGACGGATTCCTGCAGACCGACGTGGGGCTCGGCTGGGCGCTCCGCCGGAACTACCGCGCCATCCCCGCGATCGTCGTCATGCCGCAGTGCCGCCCGGGCGAGACCTGGGCTGGCGAGATGGGCACGTTGGCGCTGCGCTGCGTGGAGGCGATTTCACACGAGTACCACCTCGACGCGCAACGGCTGTATCTCACCGGGCTGTCGCTCGGCGGACACGGGGCGTGGCACCTGGCCGCCCGCGTGCCGGATCGCTTCGCCGCGCTCATCGTGATCTGCGGCTTCGCGGACCTCAGCGACTCGGATACCGAGGCCCGGCAACTGGCGCCGCAACTCAAAGACATCCCGATCCTGTGCTTTCATGGCGCGCAGGACGCGAACGTCCCGGTGCAGAAGACGCGCGAGATGGTCGCCGCCATCCGCGCCGCGGGGGGACATATCGAGTACACGGAATACAAGGACGGCACACACTTCATCTGGGATCGCGTGTACGAGAACCGCGAAGTGTGGAAGTGGCTGTTCGAGCAGCGGCGCACCGACCGCTGACGCCCGGGTCGCATGACTTTTGCCGCACCGGCGATATACTCCCGCCATGCAAGTTCGACCGGCCCATCGCGGGAGCGCCTCCATGCACTACGCACGCCGTTGCCTGCTTCTGGTTCTCGCGTCCGTCACGCTCGGCCTGGGCGCCTGCAATGCGCCGACCACCGAGGTGCAGCCATCCGACCCCGAGGTCGCCCAGTACGTCCAGCTCGTCCTGCCTGCCCGCATCGAGATTCAGCGCTTCCTGACCAAGCCGGTCAGCTTTGCCAGCGACGGCAGCGCCGACGGCCTGGAGGTCATACTGGCCGCCTACGACTCGGCCGGCGATCTCACCAAGGTCGTCGGCACGTTCCACTTCGAGCTGCAGGTGCGCAAGGTCGGCGAGACCATCGGCACGCGGGCCGCATTCTGGCCGGTCGACATCAAGACCGAGAAGGCCATGCGCATGTATCGCGATCAGCTCTCGCGCTTCTACGACTTTCCGCTGCAGCTTGAGCAGAAGCCGTTGCCCCCCGGCCAGTACACGCTGAATGTCTGGCTGCACCTGCCGACCGGCGGCCGCCTCTTCGACGAGTACGAATTCACGTACGACGGCTCCGGCGCCCCGCCACTCCGCTCCTAGGACCGCACGCCCAACCGAACCCCGCGCGGCAGCGACCGGCCACGGTAACGACGGCCCAGGGCAGTAACCGATCCGGGTTGGGAATCCCCCGCCCCCGCACCGGGTATACTCTAGGAGCGTAGCTTCGCCCGGCCGGCCACCGGTCCGGGCACAACGGAGGTAGCTTCGCACGCAACGTGGACCGCAGCAGAGGTGCCCGCCGTATGAACCTGGCCGTCGTTCTGCTCCCCGTCATCGCGTTCTTCCAGCCCGCCGGACCAAAGTTCTCCGCCAAGCTCTACGCGGCGGACGGGTCGATCCAGCCGGGCGGCCAGACGTACCTGGCCATCGAGCTCAACGTCGAGAAAGGCTGGCACATCTACCACCCACTCGTCCTCGACACCGGCGCGCCGACGGACATCAGCTTCACGGTCCCCAAGGGCGTCACGCTCGGCGAGCTGCGCTTTCCCGCCCCGATGCTCGGCGTCACGGAGAAGATCGAGTACTTCGAGCTCGACCAGCGCACGATCGTGCTCACGACGCTGACGCTGGCCGAGGATGTCTCGCCCGGCCCGCTGACAATCGCCGCACACGTCCGCGCGCTTGCGTGCAAGGAACTGTGCGTCCCGGTCAAGGCCGACACGACCCTGACGCTCACGGTCGCCGCGGCGCCGCCGACGCCGGCGAATACCGCGCTGTTCAAGGAAGCTCGCGAAGCCCTGCCAACGCCGCTCGAGCAGGCGAAGTATATCGAAGGCAGTCGCCTCACGATCGCGCCGGAAAAGCTGACGCCCGACGGCGAAGCGATGATCGAGTTGACCATCCGCGTGAAGAAGGGTCATCACGTCCAGGACCGCGACCCGGGCAACGAGCTGCTCATTCCGTCGCGGCTGTTCATCGAGTCGCTCGACGGCCTGAAGTTCGGTCCGCAGAAATGGCCCGAAGCGCACCTGCGCGATATGCCCGGCTTCGGCCAGGTCCGCGAGCAGAGCGGCGAGTTCAAGGTCCAGGTCCCCGTGCGGATTGACGACGCCCAGTTCGCCAGCGGCCCCATCGCGCTGCGCGCCCTGTTCACATACCAGACCTGTACGGATGCCGGCACATGCTATCCGCCCGAAACGGCTGAGGCCGCGGTGCGCTTCACGGCGGAAACCCCGAACCCGGCGCTGGCCGGCACGGGGCCGCGTGGCTCGCTCATGCCGGCGATCACGATCGCGGACCACGTCTCCGCGCAGGCACCCGAAGCCGCAAGCACGGCCCCGCCGGCGGCGGACGGCCCTCAGAACCTGCTCTACATGCTCCTGCTCAGCTTTGTGGGCGGCCTGATTTTGAACGTCATGCCGTGCGTATTCCCCGTGATCTCGATCAAGATCCTCAGCTTCGTGAAACAGGCCGGCGATGATCGCGGTCGCGTGCTGCGGCTGGGCCTCGCGTTCGCCGCGGGCATCATGGTCTGGTTCTGGATCTTCGCCGGACTGACCAGCATCGGCGAAGTACCCTGGCAGCATCCGGCGGTCGTGATTCTGCTCACCGCGATCCTGTTCGTGTTCGCCTTGAACCTGTTCGGCGTTTTTGAGATCACGCTGCCCGGCGCCGCCGCGACGAAGCTCGACGAAGCCGCCACGCGCGAGGGCTACACCGGCGCGTTTCTGAAGGGGCTGCTGGCAACGTTGCTGGGCACGGCGTGCACGGCGCCGTTCTTCGCCACGGCCGCCGCGTACGCCGCCACGCAGGGCCGCGCCGTAGCGTTTATCATCTTCACGGGTGCGGGCCTGGGGATGTCGGCGCCGTACGTGCTGCTCTCCGCGTATCCGGGGTGGCTCAAGTCACTGCCGCGCCCGGGCCAATGGATGGTCACGTTCAAGCAGGCCATGGGCTTCATCCTCCTGGGTACCGCGGTCTGGCTTCTGCTCGTGGTGGCGGACCTGCTGGACGCCCGCGCGGTCGTGTGGACGCTGGCCTTCCTGTGCTTCCTGGGCTTCGCCGCTTGGCTGATCGGCAAGATCGGCCTGAACTGGAGCCGCGGCACCCGGGCCCTGACGTGGCTCAGCGCACTCGTCATCGTCGTGCTCGGATGGTGGTTCAGCTTCCCGCTCATGTATGGCTGGTCCCTTTGGGGGCCGCCGCCGGCCCGCATGATCCAGCCAGGCACCGGCCTCGCGGTCGACCCCGCGGCCATTGTGGCCGCAGTGCAGGCCTCGAACTGGAACGACCATGTCCCGTGGCAGCCGTACCACCCCGGACTTCCCGAAGAACTCGCGCGGCGGGGCTACACGGTGTACGTTGACTTCACCGCCACGTGGTGCGTGACCTGCCAGACGAACAAAGCCACCGCGATCGAGATCGATTCCACCCGCAGCAAGATGCGGTCCTTGGGCGTTATCCCGCTGAAGGCTGACTACACCAGGCGCGACCCGGCGATCCGCGAGAAGCTCCTCGCGCATGGACGCAACAGCGTGCCGCTGAATCTGCTCTACCCCGCACGACGGCCCGAGGCAGTCATCGAACTCCCCGTTATCCTGACCCCTGGCATCGTCGCCAACGCATTGGACGAGGCCGGCCCATCCACCGCCGTTGCCGCAGTGCCGTAGTTGCCGCGCTTCGTCCCCACCTCAATCAAGTCACTGCCCGGCAAGTGCCGATAACGACGACGAGTCCGGCGCGCGCCGCTCCGACGCGGTGCGGCCTCGCAGAGCTGTAACTGGCTGAGCCTTATCCACTTAAGCACAGACTGCCCCCGGTGGTCCCGAACAGGTGTCCGATGGGCTCACTCGCACGCCGCACCATCGTCCCAGCAACGGTCGCTTTGGCGACGGCACTGCCTGCGTGCCACACAGCGCCCACAGCGCTGCAACCGCTCACGAACACCGCGCGTGCGCGCGACACGTTTTGCACCGCAGACGGGGTGACGCTGACCGGAACCTGCGCCCCCGAGGCCGACGCGGCCGCCGGCGCCCCGCTCACACAGCACACCTTCGCCACCGATGGCCTCGACTTCGACCCCGATGTCGCCTCCGGCGCTGGTCTGCTCGCGTTTGGTTCCACGCGCCATTCCGAGCACTCGGCGATCTTCGTGCAGCCGCTGGGCAGCCGCGACAGCGTGCAGCTTACGCCGGACACCGCAGACCACATCCAGCCCCGTTTCAGCCCGGACGGCGAGCACATTGCGTTTGCGTCGAATCGTGGCGGCGACTGGGACATCTGGGTGATGCGCCGCGACGGCACCGGCTTGATACCGCTCGCGAATGATCCGGCGGCCGAGTTCTCACCCTGCTGGTCGCCGGATGGCACGCAGATCGCATTCAGCGTCTGGAGTCGGCGCGCGCGTACGTGGGAAATCTGGGGCTGCCCGGTGGCGCGACCCGCAGCCCGCCGCCTCATCACAACGGGCATGTGCCCGGCGTGGTCGCCGGACGGCACGTGTCTCGCAGTGCAGCGCGCACCTCAGGGCGGCGACCGGGCGTTCGAAATCTGGACGGTGGACGTTGCCAGTGGCAATGCCCGTCGGATTGCTGAAAAACACGGCGCCGCGTGTCTCGCACCACGCTGGTCGCCGGACGGCAAAGCGCTGTTGTACTGCGCCGTGCCGACGACGGTGAGTGCGGCGGGCGCAGGGCGCGACTCGCCAGAGATTGCCGAGCTGTGGACCGTGGATGTGCGGACTGGCGCCGAAGTGCGTCTCCCAGCGGCGCAGGGGGCGTCCTTCAGTCCCGCGTGGGCGGCGGACGGCCGGATCTTCTTCGTCTCGGGGATGAGCGGAACGGAGCGCATCTGGTCGCTTGCGCCGGAGACGGCGCTGCTCGCGTCCGGCCAGAGCGCAAGCGGCCGGGAGCATATCATCACAACTCGTTTTACGGCAATAGATTAGGTATTCTGTGCATCGCAGGCAGTGATTGACGATGGTGGCTTTTCTGAGAACGCGAACCGCGCGACTTGCCGGTCGGCCGGCCGCACGCCGTAAACCGCGCACGCTTGTTGACATACGACCTATAATTCGCCGGCGGGCCAGATGTGCCTTGCACTTTGGTGCTGGGATGGTTACGGCGTTGCGGGCTGCGCGGCTGCGCGGTGCGCCGCTGATTCTGATCGCGTATCTCTCCGCGTTCCCGGGCTGTGCCGAAAAGGAGCGCCCACCGGCGCCCGTCATGTCGCCGCCGCGGGTATTCGTGGTCGCGCCGGTCCTGAATCTGAGCGGGTCCCAAGACTTCGACGCGCTCAAGGTCACCGATCTGGTCGCCTCGGAGTTCCTCGAATTCCCGAACGTGACCGTTGTGCCGGTGAACTTGACGCTGGCGGAGCTGGCACGGCGGGGCAAGCAGGCCGTCGAGACTCCTGCGGATGCGGTTGAGCTGGCGCGGGTGCTGGGTGCCGACGCCACCATCGTTACCGCCGTCACCGAGTACAGCCCCTACGCTCCACCGGTGATCGGGTTGATCATGCAGTGGTATGCGTCGTCGCCGGCGGCGATCGGGGCGACCGGCGAACCGGCGGTGTCCGAGGCAGCGACGGTGTTATCGGACGAAACCAGGCTCGCGCCCCGCTGGCAGGTGCAGCGGGTCTATAACGCCGCAGACGAGCAGGTGCTGGAGCAAATTCGCTCCTTTGCCGACGCGCGCGAAGGGCACGAAAGCCCGTACGGCTGGCGGCGTTATGTTCGCTCACAAGAACTGTACGTCCGTTACGCAACCTGGGCCATGATCCGGACGATGTTAAAGCTGGACAAAAACGAAGACACGGCACACGAGCCGAGCGAGACGAAGTCATGAATCCAGCACAACGATGCCTGAGCATGGTGAAGGGCGAGCACCGCTACGTCTTCCGCTATGTGGAAGGTGCTG from Phycisphaerae bacterium includes these protein-coding regions:
- the kbl gene encoding glycine C-acetyltransferase, which codes for MFGKMKQDLQKELAAVREAGLYKEERYILGPQAADIQVEYPLGAPKKNVINFCANNYLGLSSHPRVIEAAHEALKTHGYGMSSVRFICGTQDIHRELESKIAQFFKTEDTILYCACFDANGGVFEPLLGKDDMIITDALNHASIIDGIRLCKATRLIYKNNDMADLEAKLQEAKGARYRMIATDGAFSMDGTVAQLDKICALAEKYDALVMVDDCHCTGFMGKTGRGSTEYCGVMGKVDIITGTLGKALGGASGGFTTGRKEIIEMLRQRSRPYLFSNTVSPIVVKASITVFDMITESTALRDKVMANTKRFREGMTKAGFDIKPGEHPIVPIMLYNAKLAQDVARDMYAEGIYVIGFFYPVVGKGLARIRCQMSAAHEFSHIDKAIAAFTKVGKKYDILGKTKEQIIAKYGE
- a CDS encoding alcohol dehydrogenase catalytic domain-containing protein, which produces MATMKAVVKTKPELGAELQDKPIPQPKSDWVIVKVRATSICGTDVHIYKWDPWANGRIGAKALPQILGHEVAGEVVEVGEHCKRIKVGDYISAETHIFDPGDLTTMLGSPHVGLHMKILGVDYDGCFAQYFALPESICWPNDKSIPPEIATIQEPLGNATYAVLGEDADVAGKTMLITGDGPISLFAIGVARAVGVAKIIHFGKYDVNMKIGQRMGADLQMYTNKTTGKERLEFVNDHTGGNGVDIALEMVGSQDSVDDCFAAVRKAGRVTAFGVASENTLPIAYNNGIVFKGCQIHGINGRKIFDTWYRNRNLLASGRLDPTPVITDLFPLTEFAAGFGKMLERPRTSAKVVLFPDKEEYQAALKRRK
- a CDS encoding alpha/beta fold hydrolase, which codes for MLNWPILACLAALTPGAGDPPPASAPTSAASGFIYKTIAFNDVTCAYCVYVPPDYTPDRAWPVILFLHGSGERGDDGFLQTDVGLGWALRRNYRAIPAIVVMPQCRPGETWAGEMGTLALRCVEAISHEYHLDAQRLYLTGLSLGGHGAWHLAARVPDRFAALIVICGFADLSDSDTEARQLAPQLKDIPILCFHGAQDANVPVQKTREMVAAIRAAGGHIEYTEYKDGTHFIWDRVYENREVWKWLFEQRRTDR
- a CDS encoding thioredoxin family protein, with the protein product MNLAVVLLPVIAFFQPAGPKFSAKLYAADGSIQPGGQTYLAIELNVEKGWHIYHPLVLDTGAPTDISFTVPKGVTLGELRFPAPMLGVTEKIEYFELDQRTIVLTTLTLAEDVSPGPLTIAAHVRALACKELCVPVKADTTLTLTVAAAPPTPANTALFKEAREALPTPLEQAKYIEGSRLTIAPEKLTPDGEAMIELTIRVKKGHHVQDRDPGNELLIPSRLFIESLDGLKFGPQKWPEAHLRDMPGFGQVREQSGEFKVQVPVRIDDAQFASGPIALRALFTYQTCTDAGTCYPPETAEAAVRFTAETPNPALAGTGPRGSLMPAITIADHVSAQAPEAASTAPPAADGPQNLLYMLLLSFVGGLILNVMPCVFPVISIKILSFVKQAGDDRGRVLRLGLAFAAGIMVWFWIFAGLTSIGEVPWQHPAVVILLTAILFVFALNLFGVFEITLPGAAATKLDEAATREGYTGAFLKGLLATLLGTACTAPFFATAAAYAATQGRAVAFIIFTGAGLGMSAPYVLLSAYPGWLKSLPRPGQWMVTFKQAMGFILLGTAVWLLLVVADLLDARAVVWTLAFLCFLGFAAWLIGKIGLNWSRGTRALTWLSALVIVVLGWWFSFPLMYGWSLWGPPPARMIQPGTGLAVDPAAIVAAVQASNWNDHVPWQPYHPGLPEELARRGYTVYVDFTATWCVTCQTNKATAIEIDSTRSKMRSLGVIPLKADYTRRDPAIREKLLAHGRNSVPLNLLYPARRPEAVIELPVILTPGIVANALDEAGPSTAVAAVP
- a CDS encoding PD40 domain-containing protein is translated as MTLTGTCAPEADAAAGAPLTQHTFATDGLDFDPDVASGAGLLAFGSTRHSEHSAIFVQPLGSRDSVQLTPDTADHIQPRFSPDGEHIAFASNRGGDWDIWVMRRDGTGLIPLANDPAAEFSPCWSPDGTQIAFSVWSRRARTWEIWGCPVARPAARRLITTGMCPAWSPDGTCLAVQRAPQGGDRAFEIWTVDVASGNARRIAEKHGAACLAPRWSPDGKALLYCAVPTTVSAAGAGRDSPEIAELWTVDVRTGAEVRLPAAQGASFSPAWAADGRIFFVSGMSGTERIWSLAPETALLASGQSASGREHIITTRFTAID